The following proteins are encoded in a genomic region of Burkholderia gladioli:
- a CDS encoding BPSS1780 family membrane protein, which yields MQLIEVPAKTGYVWFRQGIWLFRRNPLAFITLFFTYLLAMMIVSLVPVIGPALPLLFIPGISVGFMAACRDAVAGKPVLPTILIDGFRAYGSLTTQRLFTLGGIYIVSIALVFACSAFGDGGMLLRLMFGLGDDKPDPNLILSMGTLVALLICATLYVPVAMMFWFAPVLTAWHEIPPVKALFFSVVSCWRNRWAFTLYGLLWFAVATGASFSLAALLQALGVGVYAMTIMMPVSVVITAALYCSFYATYRGCFGVQEPGSTAVPPQR from the coding sequence ATGCAACTGATCGAAGTCCCCGCCAAGACCGGTTACGTCTGGTTCCGCCAGGGCATCTGGCTGTTCCGCCGCAATCCGCTGGCCTTCATCACGCTGTTCTTCACCTACCTGCTGGCGATGATGATCGTCTCGCTGGTGCCGGTGATCGGCCCGGCGCTGCCCTTGCTGTTCATCCCCGGCATCTCGGTCGGCTTCATGGCGGCCTGCCGCGACGCGGTGGCCGGCAAGCCGGTGCTGCCGACGATCCTGATCGACGGCTTCCGCGCCTACGGCAGCCTGACCACGCAGCGCCTGTTCACGCTGGGCGGCATCTACATCGTCTCGATCGCGCTGGTGTTCGCCTGCTCGGCCTTCGGCGACGGCGGCATGCTGCTGCGCCTGATGTTCGGCCTGGGCGACGACAAGCCCGATCCGAACCTGATCCTGTCGATGGGCACCCTGGTCGCCCTGCTGATCTGCGCCACGCTCTACGTGCCGGTCGCGATGATGTTCTGGTTCGCGCCGGTGCTCACCGCCTGGCACGAGATCCCGCCCGTCAAGGCGCTGTTCTTCAGCGTGGTGAGCTGCTGGCGCAACCGCTGGGCCTTCACGCTGTACGGCCTGCTGTGGTTCGCGGTCGCCACCGGCGCCTCGTTCAGCCTGGCCGCCCTGCTGCAGGCGCTCGGCGTCGGCGTCTACGCCATGACGATCATGATGCCGGTCTCGGTGGTGATCACCGCGGCGCTCTACTGCTCGTTCTACGCCACCTATCGCGGCTGCTTCGGCGTGCAGGAGCCGGGCAGCACGGCCGTCCCGCCCCAGCGCTGA
- a CDS encoding MarR family winged helix-turn-helix transcriptional regulator, producing the protein MTDLPALPTLPATLDEQLCFALYSTSLAMTKAYKPLLERLSLTYPQYLTMLVLWETDDLAVKDIAARLNLDSATVTPLLKRLESLGYLERVRGTADERVVHARLTAEGTALRKAARSVPVDLYCAMQQTPEFLGQLRENLRQLREALKEHNEE; encoded by the coding sequence ATGACCGACCTCCCCGCCCTCCCCACGCTTCCCGCCACGCTCGACGAGCAGCTCTGCTTCGCGCTCTACTCCACCTCGCTGGCCATGACAAAGGCCTACAAGCCCTTGCTGGAGCGGCTCTCGCTGACCTATCCGCAATACCTGACGATGCTGGTGCTGTGGGAAACCGACGATCTCGCCGTCAAGGACATCGCCGCGCGTCTCAACCTCGATTCGGCCACGGTCACGCCGCTGCTCAAGCGGCTCGAGTCGCTCGGCTATCTCGAACGGGTGCGCGGCACCGCCGACGAGCGGGTGGTGCATGCCCGCCTCACCGCCGAGGGCACCGCGCTGCGCAAGGCCGCCCGCTCGGTACCGGTCGACCTCTATTGCGCCATGCAGCAAACGCCCGAATTCCTCGGGCAATTGCGCGAAAACCTCCGCCAACTGCGCGAGGCGCTGAAGGAGCACAACGAGGAATAA
- a CDS encoding organic hydroperoxide resistance protein → MNILYKTSATSTGGRDGRAVSEDNKLDVKLAAPRELGGTGAEGTNPEQLFAAGYSACFLSAMKFVAGQTKQALPADTTVTGQVGIGPNDKGGFALDVELRVSLPGLAPEAAKALVDKAHEVCPYSNATRNNVPVRLVIA, encoded by the coding sequence ATGAACATTCTGTACAAGACGAGCGCCACCAGCACGGGCGGCCGCGACGGCCGCGCGGTTTCGGAAGACAACAAGCTGGACGTGAAGCTGGCCGCGCCGCGCGAGCTGGGCGGCACGGGCGCGGAAGGCACCAATCCGGAGCAACTGTTCGCCGCCGGCTATTCGGCCTGTTTCCTGAGCGCGATGAAGTTCGTGGCCGGCCAGACCAAGCAGGCGCTGCCGGCCGATACGACGGTGACGGGGCAAGTGGGCATCGGCCCGAACGACAAGGGGGGGTTTGCGCTGGACGTCGAGTTGCGCGTCTCGCTGCCGGGCCTGGCGCCCGAAGCGGCCAAGGCACTGGTCGACAAGGCACACGAGGTGTGCCCGTATTCGAACGCGACGCGCAACAACGTGCCGGTGCGGCTCGTGATCGCCTGA
- a CDS encoding DUF3563 family protein: MYMLSRLFLFLTKSSEQIAKERADAYLADATDLYDLEFRIRKLDQEAAHRAPAWMAAR; the protein is encoded by the coding sequence ATGTACATGCTGAGCCGCCTGTTCCTGTTCCTGACCAAGTCTTCCGAACAGATCGCCAAGGAACGCGCCGATGCGTATCTGGCCGATGCCACCGATCTCTACGATCTCGAATTCCGCATCCGCAAGCTCGACCAGGAAGCCGCACATCGCGCGCCGGCCTGGATGGCCGCACGTTGA
- a CDS encoding PHB depolymerase family esterase encodes MTKSLTKLWLGGMKKMLRTPAPRSPAGVASAPRSTPRGADARAPVPPRESRVRPRAAAWAGGEWSRGEHPLPFVIGRLVRHLGYALYVPRDLPEGAPLVVMLHGCTQDADQFAQGTRMNLLADRHGFAVLYPEQSTQAHSHGCWHWYDDTERGGRGEARAVVDLVDSLVEERHFDASRVFVAGLSAGAGLATLLALHFPAHVAAIALHSGPAFGDARSSIAAMDVMRRGLHRDPVAIADEYAEPGSYPGMPVLIVHGDEDPVVSPVNAEHLALEFLRLNDMVEAGGARRGVTRTETDMGDASLVDYRRDGTTMLRVCHVGKLGHAWAGGDETVPFHAAVGPDASTMIWGFFAEHCRQGATR; translated from the coding sequence ATGACCAAAAGTCTGACGAAACTCTGGCTGGGCGGTATGAAAAAAATGCTGCGCACGCCCGCGCCGCGATCGCCCGCCGGCGTCGCGAGCGCCCCCCGTTCCACGCCCCGCGGCGCCGATGCACGCGCGCCGGTGCCGCCGCGCGAATCGCGCGTTCGGCCACGCGCGGCCGCCTGGGCCGGCGGCGAATGGAGCCGCGGCGAGCATCCGCTGCCCTTCGTGATCGGCCGCTTGGTCCGGCACCTCGGCTACGCGCTGTATGTGCCGCGCGATCTCCCGGAAGGCGCGCCGCTGGTGGTGATGCTGCACGGCTGCACCCAGGATGCCGACCAGTTCGCGCAAGGCACCCGCATGAACCTGCTGGCCGATCGGCACGGATTCGCGGTGCTGTACCCGGAGCAGTCGACGCAGGCGCATTCGCATGGCTGCTGGCACTGGTACGACGACACCGAGCGGGGCGGCCGCGGCGAGGCGCGTGCCGTGGTCGACCTGGTCGACAGCCTGGTCGAGGAGCGACATTTCGACGCGTCTCGCGTCTTCGTCGCCGGCTTGTCGGCGGGGGCCGGGCTGGCGACGCTGCTGGCGCTGCATTTCCCGGCGCATGTCGCGGCGATCGCCCTGCATTCGGGGCCGGCCTTCGGCGATGCGCGCTCGAGCATCGCGGCGATGGACGTGATGCGGCGCGGCCTGCATCGCGATCCGGTCGCGATCGCCGACGAATACGCCGAACCCGGCAGCTATCCCGGCATGCCGGTGCTGATCGTCCATGGCGACGAGGATCCGGTGGTATCGCCCGTCAACGCCGAGCACCTCGCGCTGGAATTCCTGCGGCTCAACGACATGGTCGAGGCGGGCGGGGCACGGCGCGGCGTCACGCGGACCGAGACGGACATGGGCGACGCGAGCCTGGTCGATTACCGTCGCGACGGCACGACGATGCTGCGCGTCTGCCATGTCGGCAAGCTCGGCCACGCCTGGGCCGGCGGCGACGAAACGGTGCCGTTCCACGCGGCGGTCGGACCGGATGCGAGCACGATGATCTGGGGCTTTTTCGCGGAGCATTGTCGCCAGGGTGCGACAAGGTGA
- a CDS encoding phosphatase PAP2 family protein, whose product MYDLPLQLWNWITYFGSAGITLPLAATLAIWLALGYSARLALTWLAVLGVAVAAVGLTKIAFLGWGIGIRAWDFTGFSGHSMLSSSVYPVAMMIAMTRAHPALRAAGVAAGLALGVAVSFSRVVLSAHSPSESITGCVVGALAALSFVLIAWRAEPHRWSVPAVVASLAIVTITLHGIPVPSQRWVTEVALKVSGHERPYVRARWKANPNYRPASRPGAASSSSRPPAFRSI is encoded by the coding sequence ATGTACGACCTGCCGCTTCAACTGTGGAACTGGATCACCTACTTCGGTAGTGCCGGCATCACGCTCCCCCTCGCCGCCACGCTCGCGATCTGGCTCGCGCTCGGCTACTCGGCGCGTCTCGCGCTGACCTGGCTGGCCGTGCTCGGCGTCGCGGTGGCCGCGGTCGGGCTGACCAAGATCGCCTTCCTCGGCTGGGGCATCGGCATCCGCGCCTGGGATTTCACCGGCTTCAGCGGCCATTCGATGCTGTCGAGCTCGGTCTACCCGGTCGCGATGATGATCGCGATGACGCGCGCCCATCCTGCCTTGCGCGCGGCCGGCGTGGCGGCCGGCCTGGCGCTGGGGGTGGCGGTCTCGTTCTCGCGCGTGGTGCTCTCGGCGCATTCGCCTTCCGAATCGATCACCGGCTGCGTGGTCGGCGCGCTGGCCGCGCTGTCCTTCGTGCTGATCGCCTGGCGCGCCGAGCCGCATCGCTGGTCGGTGCCGGCCGTGGTGGCCAGCCTCGCGATCGTCACCATCACCCTGCACGGCATCCCGGTGCCTTCGCAGCGCTGGGTCACCGAGGTCGCGCTGAAGGTATCGGGCCACGAGCGTCCCTATGTGCGCGCCCGCTGGAAGGCCAACCCGAACTATCGGCCAGCCTCGCGCCCCGGCGCGGCCTCTTCCTCCTCCCGACCACCCGCCTTCCGCAGCATCTGA
- a CDS encoding CHAD domain-containing protein, which yields MTRVLEIVLALPLPSGGVTTGRRRGTARAVRDFGAELVRAWRICPPVRMKRGHESIAITPLALAEALPHASRWRAWRETGQAGERWVAVQSTPFAPGVAIRETLPDQTQDAEAAADDGSLAAELRRVLREGSVPAHAMGAGADHAESEASERPTQTPAADAFGFDCERRRGRWQREDRVPVDLTLDDLGWRGEQGAGRACELRLAVDYVDDDAGRELALRSLFDAARELSGAWPAFLKPASLLDLACAGVPPDAERGPVRADPVDLAGMRRQREALFAFGANVVAQWLGNDAGVRDSSDPEYVHQMRIALRRLRTLMRLFRDYADEAYREAFAADLSWFGAQLGVVRDWDVCVSETLPRLAEADTDVAGAPAWAATLEAAARQREVARGELRQALGSSRYARLVLGWVEWLCLLSLRGEQVATRRQRRALRRHAARRVDKLFARVYGAPDLATLDAAARHRVRIDAKRLRYALEFFASIASQDTRRKLIKRVSEVQGTLGDANDVEVALRHLERLAAPPEQLGFARGYGAAAQHYATIAAEAQLRKLWRPKLRG from the coding sequence ATGACGCGTGTGCTGGAAATCGTGCTTGCCCTGCCCTTGCCGTCGGGCGGGGTGACCACCGGGCGCCGCCGCGGTACCGCGCGCGCGGTGCGCGACTTCGGCGCGGAACTGGTTCGTGCCTGGCGGATCTGCCCGCCGGTGCGGATGAAGCGCGGGCACGAAAGCATCGCGATTACCCCGCTGGCGCTGGCCGAGGCGCTGCCTCATGCATCGCGCTGGCGTGCCTGGCGCGAGACGGGGCAGGCCGGCGAGCGGTGGGTGGCGGTGCAGTCGACGCCGTTCGCGCCGGGCGTCGCGATACGCGAGACGCTGCCCGACCAGACGCAGGATGCCGAGGCGGCCGCCGACGACGGCTCGCTGGCCGCCGAGCTGCGGCGCGTCTTGCGCGAGGGGAGCGTGCCTGCCCATGCGATGGGGGCCGGCGCGGATCATGCGGAATCCGAAGCAAGCGAGCGGCCGACGCAAACGCCGGCCGCCGATGCGTTCGGCTTCGATTGCGAGCGCCGGCGCGGCCGCTGGCAGCGCGAGGATCGCGTGCCGGTCGACCTCACGCTCGACGACCTGGGCTGGCGCGGCGAACAGGGCGCCGGCCGCGCCTGCGAGCTGCGGCTGGCGGTGGACTATGTCGACGACGATGCCGGCCGGGAACTGGCCCTGCGATCGCTGTTCGATGCGGCGCGCGAACTGAGCGGCGCCTGGCCTGCCTTCCTGAAGCCGGCTTCGCTGCTCGACCTGGCCTGCGCCGGCGTGCCGCCCGATGCCGAGCGCGGCCCGGTGCGCGCCGATCCCGTCGACCTGGCCGGCATGCGCCGGCAGCGCGAGGCCCTGTTCGCGTTCGGCGCGAACGTGGTCGCGCAATGGTTAGGCAACGACGCCGGCGTGCGCGACAGCAGCGATCCGGAATATGTTCACCAGATGCGCATCGCGCTGCGCCGGCTGCGCACGCTGATGCGCTTGTTCCGCGATTACGCCGACGAGGCCTATCGCGAGGCCTTCGCGGCCGATCTCTCCTGGTTCGGCGCACAGCTCGGCGTGGTGCGCGACTGGGATGTCTGCGTCAGCGAGACGCTGCCGCGCCTGGCCGAGGCCGATACCGACGTCGCCGGCGCGCCCGCCTGGGCCGCCACGCTCGAGGCGGCGGCACGCCAGCGCGAGGTGGCGCGCGGCGAGCTGCGGCAGGCCTTGGGTTCCTCGCGTTATGCGCGGCTGGTGCTGGGCTGGGTCGAATGGTTGTGCCTGCTGTCGCTGCGCGGCGAGCAGGTCGCCACGCGGCGCCAGCGCCGCGCGCTAAGGCGCCATGCCGCCCGGCGCGTCGACAAGCTGTTCGCACGCGTCTACGGCGCGCCGGACCTGGCCACGCTCGATGCCGCCGCGCGCCACCGCGTGCGGATCGACGCGAAACGGCTGCGCTACGCGCTCGAATTCTTCGCCTCGATCGCTTCGCAGGACACGCGCCGCAAGCTGATCAAGCGGGTCTCGGAGGTGCAGGGCACGCTGGGCGACGCCAACGATGTCGAGGTCGCGTTGCGTCACCTGGAGCGCCTCGCCGCGCCGCCCGAGCAACTCGGCTTCGCGCGCGGCTACGGCGCGGCCGCGCAGCATTACGCGACGATCGCGGCCGAGGCGCAACTGCGCAAGCTGTGGCGCCCCAAGCTGCGCGGCTAG
- a CDS encoding tautomerase family protein, which translates to MPFTRIAVREGRSVEDRRALSAGVHRALQRAFNVPEDDIFMLVTQHAAEDFIFGRHYLGIERSDDLVMLQITVSDTRTREQKRELYRLIVEELGASPGVRPEDVLISLVEVKLDDWSFGMGLAQYAN; encoded by the coding sequence ATGCCCTTCACCCGTATCGCCGTTCGCGAAGGCCGTTCCGTCGAGGATCGCCGCGCCTTGTCCGCCGGCGTCCATCGCGCCCTGCAGCGCGCCTTCAATGTGCCCGAGGACGACATCTTCATGCTGGTCACGCAACACGCCGCCGAGGACTTCATCTTCGGGCGCCACTACCTCGGCATCGAGCGCAGCGACGACCTGGTGATGCTGCAGATCACCGTCAGCGATACGCGCACGCGCGAGCAGAAACGCGAGCTGTATCGGCTGATCGTCGAGGAACTGGGGGCCTCGCCGGGCGTGCGTCCCGAGGACGTGCTGATCAGCCTGGTCGAGGTCAAGCTCGACGACTGGTCGTTCGGGATGGGCCTCGCGCAGTACGCGAACTGA
- a CDS encoding LysR family transcriptional regulator, translated as MKPLDLDAVRAFVLVAELASFTRAADALDTTQSAVSLKIKRLEAHLGRALLERTPRVVRLAVDGEAFLPAARELLDAHQRALGTVAAEPRRLSIGVSEHVAVPDLPALLTSLHRHDPSLSLEMHLGSSARLLADYDERRFDAAVVRHEPGEDPPREDAVPLFSEALSWLAAPDWAPRAGEPLPLSVLAGPCGVRAAALRALERAGIAWRERFTGGGVAAVAAAAAAGLAVCPLARRVAPRGLVEVGARFGLPALPISQVVLYSRVREPRSADTLRRFTASLAASA; from the coding sequence ATGAAACCACTCGATCTCGATGCCGTCCGCGCCTTCGTGCTGGTCGCCGAGCTGGCCAGCTTCACGCGCGCCGCCGACGCGCTCGACACCACGCAATCGGCCGTCAGCCTCAAGATCAAGCGGCTCGAGGCGCATCTGGGCCGCGCCCTGCTGGAGCGAACGCCGCGCGTGGTGCGGCTCGCCGTCGACGGCGAGGCCTTCCTGCCGGCCGCGCGCGAACTGCTCGACGCGCATCAGCGCGCGCTCGGCACGGTGGCCGCCGAGCCGCGCCGACTGTCGATCGGCGTCAGCGAGCACGTGGCGGTGCCGGACCTGCCCGCGCTGCTGACCAGCCTGCACCGGCACGATCCCTCGCTGTCGCTGGAGATGCACCTGGGCTCCTCGGCCCGGCTGCTGGCCGACTACGACGAACGCCGCTTCGACGCGGCCGTGGTGCGCCACGAGCCCGGCGAGGACCCGCCGCGCGAGGATGCCGTGCCGCTGTTCAGCGAGGCCTTGAGCTGGCTGGCCGCGCCCGACTGGGCGCCGCGCGCCGGCGAACCGCTGCCGCTGTCGGTACTGGCCGGCCCCTGCGGCGTGCGCGCCGCCGCGCTACGCGCGCTCGAGCGGGCCGGCATCGCCTGGCGCGAGCGCTTCACGGGCGGCGGCGTGGCGGCCGTGGCCGCCGCCGCCGCCGCGGGCCTGGCGGTCTGCCCGCTGGCGCGCCGGGTGGCGCCGCGCGGGCTGGTGGAGGTCGGCGCGCGCTTCGGCCTGCCGGCGCTGCCCATCTCGCAGGTGGTGCTCTACTCGCGCGTGCGCGAGCCGCGCTCGGCCGACACGCTGCGGCGTTTCACCGCCAGCCTGGCCGCTTCGGCATAA
- a CDS encoding DMT family transporter, whose translation MTPVARLHLRANLLMLAAAVIWGSAFVAQRLSLSVIGPFLYTGLRFLLGALVLVPLLLTRQCARREIAALAQRPAGLLPGLLLGLLLAASISLQQIGLQYTRIANAGFISSLYVVLVPLIGVLLRHRAGTGTWLGATLAAIGLYFLSVDEHFSVMYGDGFQLVGAILISIHVIAVGYFARRHDPLVLAFQQFLVCGLLCGAIGLGVETLDANTLARALPTLLYGGLLSVGVAYTLQVVAQRDAAPAHAAVIFSMEGVFAALAGWAALGETLSLRALLGCALMLAGLLVCQLLPNRAAAREDGVPA comes from the coding sequence ATGACGCCCGTCGCCCGCCTCCACCTCCGCGCGAACCTGCTGATGCTGGCCGCCGCCGTCATCTGGGGCTCGGCCTTCGTCGCCCAGCGGCTCAGCCTGTCGGTGATCGGGCCCTTCCTCTACACCGGGCTGCGTTTCCTGCTCGGCGCGCTGGTGCTGGTGCCGCTGCTGCTGACTCGCCAGTGCGCGCGCCGCGAGATCGCCGCGCTCGCGCAACGGCCGGCCGGGCTGCTGCCGGGCCTGTTGCTCGGCCTGCTGCTGGCCGCCTCGATCTCGCTGCAGCAGATCGGCCTGCAATACACCAGGATCGCCAATGCCGGCTTCATCAGCTCGCTCTACGTGGTGCTGGTACCGCTGATCGGCGTGCTGCTGCGCCATCGCGCCGGCACCGGCACCTGGCTGGGCGCCACGCTGGCCGCGATCGGCCTGTACTTCCTCAGCGTCGACGAGCACTTCAGCGTGATGTACGGCGACGGTTTCCAACTGGTCGGTGCGATCCTGATCTCGATCCACGTGATCGCGGTCGGTTATTTCGCGCGCCGCCACGATCCGCTGGTGCTGGCCTTCCAGCAGTTCCTGGTCTGCGGGCTGCTATGCGGCGCGATCGGCCTCGGCGTCGAGACGCTCGACGCCAACACCCTGGCGCGCGCGCTGCCGACCCTGCTCTACGGCGGCCTGCTGTCGGTCGGCGTCGCCTATACGCTGCAGGTGGTGGCGCAGCGCGACGCCGCGCCCGCCCACGCGGCCGTGATCTTCAGCATGGAAGGCGTGTTCGCCGCGCTGGCCGGCTGGGCCGCGCTGGGCGAGACGCTGAGCCTGCGCGCCCTGCTCGGCTGCGCGCTGATGCTGGCCGGGCTGCTGGTCTGCCAGTTGCTGCCGAACCGCGCCGCCGCGCGCGAGGACGGCGTGCCGGCCTGA
- a CDS encoding sensor histidine kinase has translation MTLSPADPRTELLRERAARYAAEAALFSRDQALSVASHDLRSPLNAMHSWAYVLERQLPAGDASLQRALSGIRTGIEQQTRLIESALDAPRADTRALAIAPAPVVLAELLDEVAALARAALADARGTRLEIHLEGAREATLLADPERLAQALWTLAVFAIEAAAPGSTVTLACDALHSADSVGFELAFVAEPNAIVDASLPHALDPGARREALLERDGRRPPWAIALCQRVALAHGGSFTAPELAAGSAARGTLTLPRKASA, from the coding sequence GTGACCCTCTCCCCCGCCGATCCCCGCACCGAGCTGCTGCGCGAGCGCGCCGCCCGTTACGCCGCCGAGGCCGCGCTGTTCTCGCGCGACCAGGCGCTGTCCGTCGCGTCGCACGATCTGCGCAGCCCGCTCAACGCCATGCATAGCTGGGCCTATGTGCTGGAGCGCCAGTTGCCGGCCGGCGACGCGTCCCTGCAACGCGCGCTGAGCGGCATCCGCACCGGCATCGAGCAGCAGACCCGGCTGATCGAGAGCGCGCTCGACGCGCCGCGCGCCGATACGCGCGCGCTGGCGATCGCGCCGGCCCCGGTGGTACTCGCCGAGCTGCTCGACGAGGTGGCCGCGCTGGCCCGCGCCGCGCTCGCCGACGCGCGCGGCACCCGCCTCGAGATCCATCTCGAAGGCGCGCGCGAAGCCACCCTGCTGGCCGATCCCGAACGGCTCGCGCAGGCGCTGTGGACGCTCGCGGTGTTCGCGATCGAGGCCGCCGCGCCGGGCTCGACCGTCACGCTCGCCTGCGACGCGCTGCACTCGGCCGACAGCGTCGGCTTCGAGCTGGCCTTCGTCGCCGAGCCGAACGCGATCGTCGACGCCTCGCTGCCGCACGCGCTCGATCCCGGCGCGCGCCGCGAGGCCCTGCTGGAGCGCGACGGCCGCCGCCCGCCCTGGGCGATCGCGCTGTGCCAGCGCGTGGCGCTCGCCCACGGCGGCAGCTTCACGGCACCGGAACTCGCCGCCGGCAGCGCGGCACGCGGCACCCTGACGCTGCCGCGCAAGGCCAGCGCATGA
- a CDS encoding hemolysin family protein has translation MIQIIALIGALLLVALNGFFVAAEFGLVKLRATRVKTLARQHGLRGRILRIVHARLDAYLSACQLGITLASLGLGWIGEPAFAEILSPLLDVLGIESPQLVHAISLVFAFSVISFLHIVVGELAPKSMAIRQPEQVGLWLALPLYAFYWMMYPAIWVLNSSANAVLRIVGLSAEHGGDSHYSTDELKLILRSRRNAAGAKAPVATYSNDEWNTLAHSLDFSSMTVSDLMRPANEMIGLRRDLPLPDNMEVVARHRFSRYPLFTDASREQVTGLIHLKDLLLARHAGAALEDLSDYVRPVQYVRPDTPALELFRRFRKGAPHFALVGNKHEKPIGFLTLDNLLGALVGQIHDEFRQGDADWARLDDGTLMGKGSLPVVSLEQALGIDIDEGRAESVGGLVIQALSDLPTEGQRVSFDSFDVVVKKMNGPRIVLVRVYPKALKEADE, from the coding sequence TTGATACAGATCATCGCGCTGATCGGCGCGTTGTTGCTGGTGGCCCTGAACGGGTTCTTCGTGGCCGCCGAATTCGGTCTCGTCAAGCTGCGCGCCACGCGCGTCAAGACGCTGGCCCGTCAGCACGGCCTACGCGGCCGCATCCTGCGCATCGTCCATGCGCGCCTCGACGCCTACCTGTCCGCCTGCCAGCTCGGCATCACGCTGGCCTCGCTCGGCCTCGGCTGGATCGGCGAGCCCGCCTTCGCCGAAATCCTCTCGCCGCTGCTCGACGTGCTCGGCATCGAATCGCCGCAACTGGTGCACGCGATCTCGCTGGTGTTCGCGTTCTCGGTGATTTCCTTCCTGCACATCGTGGTGGGCGAACTCGCGCCGAAATCGATGGCGATCCGCCAGCCCGAGCAGGTCGGCCTGTGGCTGGCACTGCCGCTCTATGCCTTCTACTGGATGATGTACCCGGCGATCTGGGTGCTGAACAGCAGCGCCAACGCGGTGCTGCGCATCGTCGGCCTGTCCGCCGAGCACGGCGGCGACTCGCATTATTCGACTGACGAGCTGAAGCTGATCCTGCGCAGCCGTCGCAACGCGGCCGGCGCCAAGGCGCCGGTAGCCACCTACAGCAACGACGAGTGGAACACGCTGGCGCATTCGCTCGACTTCTCCTCGATGACGGTATCGGACCTGATGCGCCCGGCCAACGAGATGATCGGCCTGCGCCGCGACCTGCCGCTGCCCGACAACATGGAGGTGGTGGCGCGCCATCGCTTCAGCCGCTACCCGCTGTTTACCGACGCCTCGCGCGAGCAGGTGACGGGCCTGATCCACCTGAAGGACCTGCTGCTGGCGCGCCATGCCGGCGCCGCGCTGGAGGACCTGTCCGACTACGTGCGCCCGGTCCAGTACGTACGGCCCGACACGCCCGCGCTCGAGCTGTTCCGGCGCTTCCGCAAGGGCGCACCGCACTTCGCGCTGGTCGGCAACAAGCACGAGAAGCCGATCGGCTTCCTCACGCTCGACAACCTGCTCGGCGCGCTGGTCGGCCAGATCCACGACGAGTTCCGCCAGGGCGACGCCGACTGGGCGCGCCTGGACGACGGCACGCTGATGGGCAAGGGCAGCCTGCCGGTGGTGTCGCTCGAGCAGGCGCTGGGCATCGACATCGACGAGGGCCGCGCCGAATCGGTCGGCGGCCTGGTGATCCAGGCGCTCAGCGACCTGCCGACCGAGGGCCAGCGCGTGTCCTTCGACAGCTTCGACGTGGTGGTGAAGAAGATGAACGGGCCGCGCATCGTGCTGGTGCGCGTCTACCCGAAGGCGCTGAAGGAAGCCGACGAGTAA
- a CDS encoding NAD-dependent epimerase/dehydratase family protein: MKIFITGAGGFIGGSIAAGLAGDGHQVVGLVRREEQAEELRAIGVEPRLGSLDDRALLVREAQAADAVINAADSDHRGAVEALIEGLGGSGKVLLHTSGSSIVGDASGGEGSETIYYEDKLPEPTADKAARVAIDNLVLDASRQGIRPAVLCNTLIYGHGLGLPRESVQLPRLIRQARKSGVVRHVGPGRNIWSNVHIDDVVEVYRLALQRTPAEGTFYFVENGEAAFRDMSAAIARAMGLGAAQDWPLKDAEAEWGYEMANYGLGSNSRVRGERAKRLLGWQPKHASVLDWIAADMRHERA; encoded by the coding sequence ATGAAGATTTTCATCACGGGCGCGGGTGGTTTCATCGGCGGCTCGATCGCCGCTGGATTGGCCGGCGACGGGCACCAAGTGGTCGGGCTGGTGCGCCGCGAGGAGCAGGCCGAGGAACTGCGTGCGATCGGCGTCGAGCCGCGGCTCGGTTCGCTCGACGATCGCGCGCTGCTGGTGCGCGAGGCCCAGGCGGCCGATGCGGTGATCAACGCGGCCGATAGCGACCATCGCGGCGCGGTCGAGGCGCTGATCGAAGGGCTGGGCGGTTCGGGCAAGGTGCTGCTGCATACCAGCGGCTCGAGCATCGTCGGCGACGCCTCGGGCGGCGAGGGCAGCGAGACGATCTACTACGAGGACAAGCTGCCCGAGCCGACCGCCGACAAGGCCGCGCGCGTGGCGATCGACAATCTCGTGCTGGACGCTTCGCGGCAAGGCATTCGTCCCGCCGTGCTGTGCAATACGCTGATCTACGGCCATGGCCTGGGCCTGCCGCGCGAGAGCGTGCAACTGCCGCGCCTGATCCGCCAGGCGCGCAAGAGCGGCGTGGTGCGCCACGTCGGCCCGGGCCGCAACATCTGGTCGAACGTGCATATCGACGACGTGGTCGAGGTCTATCGGCTCGCGCTGCAGCGCACGCCGGCCGAAGGCACCTTCTACTTCGTCGAGAACGGCGAGGCGGCATTCCGCGACATGTCGGCCGCGATCGCCAGGGCGATGGGCCTGGGCGCGGCGCAGGACTGGCCGCTGAAGGACGCCGAGGCGGAATGGGGCTACGAGATGGCGAACTACGGCCTCGGCTCGAACAGCCGCGTGCGCGGCGAACGCGCCAAGCGCCTGCTCGGCTGGCAGCCGAAGCACGCCTCGGTGCTCGACTGGATCGCCGCCGACATGCGGCACGAGCGCGCCTGA